The proteins below come from a single Cannabis sativa cultivar Pink pepper isolate KNU-18-1 chromosome 3, ASM2916894v1, whole genome shotgun sequence genomic window:
- the LOC133036312 gene encoding ABC transporter G family member 14, translating into MSDSTLTSTTPTTDLQLTSTSSSQSLHQLSCLYPITLKFEEVVYKVKLENRDGGKKHIEKSILNGITGMVCPGEILAMLGPSGSGKTTLLTALGGRLSGKTLSGKITYNSQPFSGSIKRRTGFVAQDDVLYPHLTVTETLLFTALLRLPMSLSTQEKSQHVDRVISELGLNRCRNSMIGGPLLRGISGGEKKRVSIGQEMLINPSLLLLDEPTSGLDSTTAQWILTTLKRLASGGRTVVTTIHQPSSRLYHMFDKVILLSEGSPIYNGPANTALHYFSTIGFSTSITLNPADLLLDLANGIAPDSKHATEHSENMEQEKKKVKEALISAYDNNISPNLKAQLIITTSDNTKDHNHNNNNNGSEYNNKKKKMAANRDQWYTSWWHQFKVLLQRGLKERRHETFNKLRIFQVISVAILGGLLWWRTPMSHIEDRIALLFFFSVFWGFYPLYNAVFTFPQERTMLIKERSSGMYRLSSYFLAKTVGDLPLELALPTAFVFIIYWMGGLKPDPFTFILSLLVVLYNVLVSQSLGLAIGAILMDIKQATTLASVTTLVFLIAGGYYVQQIPAFIVWLKYLSYSYYCYKLLLGVQYKEGEMYECSKGVWCPVEEFPAIKSMGLANLWMDVLVLALMLVGYRFLAYLALQRVRLR; encoded by the exons ATGTCGGACTCTACTCTTACTAGTACTACACCTACAACTGATCTTCAACTTACTTCTACTTCTTCATCACAATCTCTACACCAGCTTTCTTGTTTGTACCCAATCACTTTAAAG TTTGAAGAGGTTGTGTACAAAGTAAAGTTAGAGAACAGAGATGGTGGTAAGAAACACATAGAGAAAAGCATTCTTAATGGGATAACAGGGATGGTATGTCCAGGTGAGATACTAGCCATGTTGGGTCCATCAGGGAGTGGAAAAACAACCCTTTTAACGGCACTCGGCGGCCGTCTTTCGGGGAAGACATTATCAGGAAAAATCACATACAATTCACAACCATTCTCAGGCTCAATCAAAAGAAGAACAGGTTTTGTAGCACAAGATGATGTGTTGTACCCTCACTTAACAGTAACAGAGACTCTGCTTTTCACAGCTCTGCTTAGACTTCCCATGAGTTTATCAACCCAAGAAAAATCCCAACATGTTGATCGTGTGATTTCTGAACTGGGTTTGAACCGGTGCCGGAATAGCATGATTGGTGGACCACTTTTGAGAGGTATTTCAGGTGGTGAAAAGAAAAGGGTTAGTATAGGACAAGAAATGTTGATTAATCCAAGTTTGTTGCTTTTGGATGAGCCCACTTCGGGTTTGGACTCCACCACGGCTCAATGGATTCTAACCACTTTGAAAAGGCTGGCTAGTGGGGGCCGCACTGTGGTCACCACCATTCACCAGCCATCTAGTAGACTTTACCATATGTTTGACAAAGTCATTCTTTTATCTGAGGGTTCACCTATCTACAATGGACCTGCAAACACTGCTCTTCATTATTTCTCAACCATTGGTTTCTCTACTTCCATCACTCTCAACCCTGCTGACCTCTTGTTAGATCTAGCCAACG GAATAGCCCCGGATTCTAAACATGCAACTGAACATAGTGAGAATATGGAACAAGAGAAGAAGAAAGTGAAGGAAGCTTTGATTTCAGCATATGATAATAACATATCGCCTAATTTAAAGGCTCAACTTATTATAACTACTTCTGATAACACAAAAGATCATAatcataataacaataataatggaAGTGAATACAAtaacaagaagaagaaaatggcaGCTAATAGAGATCAATGGTACACAAGCTGGTGGCATCAATTCAAGGTTTTACTTCAAAGAGGTTTAAAAGAAAGAAGACATGAGACTTTTAACAAGCTAAGGATTTTCCAAGTTATAAGTGTTGCTATTCTTGGTGGACTCCTCTGGTGGCGCACTCCAATGTCCCACATCGAAGACAGA ATTGCTTTGCTATTCTTCTTCTCTGTATTTTGGGGTTTTTACCCATTATACAATGCAGTGTTCACATTCCCACAAGAGAGAACAATGTTAAtaaaagaaagatcatcaggAATGTATCGTCTCTCATCGTACTTTTTAGCCAAAACAGTGGGAGATCTCCCACTTGAATTGGCTCTACCAACAGCCTTTGTTTTCATAATTTACTGGATGGGAGGACTCAAACCCGACCCCTTTACATTTATACTATCCCTACTTGTAGTACTCTACAACGTCCTTGTTTCTCAGAGTCTGGGGTTGGCAATAGGAGCAATTCTAATGGACATAAAACAAGCAACAACCTTAGCTTCGGTCACAACACTTGTGTTCCTCATAGCTGGTGGTTACTACGTGCAACAAATCCCGGCTTTCATAGTGTGGCTCAAGTATTTGAGCTACAGCTATTATTGTTACAAGCTTTTGTTGGGGGTTCAGTATAAGGAAGGCGAAATGTATGAGTGTTCTAAAGGGGTTTGGTGTCCGGTGGAAGAGTTTCCTGCTATTAAATCTATGGGACTCGCCAATTTGTGGATGGATGTGTTGGTTTTGGCTCTCATGTTGGTTGGTTATAGGTTTCTTGCTTATTTGGCCTTACAACGAGTGCGTTTGAGGTAA